Proteins found in one Carcharodon carcharias isolate sCarCar2 chromosome 8, sCarCar2.pri, whole genome shotgun sequence genomic segment:
- the ube2d2 gene encoding ubiquitin-conjugating enzyme E2 D2 isoform X2 codes for MIWPAIHQHSVQQVQLVMTIFKILSAVFHWQATIMGPNDSPYQGGVFFLTIHFPTDYPFKPPKVAFTTRIYHPNINSNGSICLDILRSQWSPALTISKVLLSICSLLCDPNPDDPLVPEIARIYKTDREKYNRIAREWTQKYAM; via the exons ATGATTTGGCCCGCGATCCACCAGCACAGTGTTCAGCAGGTCCAGTTGGTGATGACA atttttaaaattctttctgcAGTGTTCCACTGGCAGGCCACAATAATGGGACCG AATGACAGTCCTTATCAGGGTGGTGTATTTTTCTTGACCATTCACTTCCCCACAGATTACCCCTTTAAACCACCTAAG GTTGCATTTACAACAAGAATTTATCATCCAAATATTAACAGTAATGGCAGCATCTGTCTTGATATTCTACGGTCGCAGTGGTCCCCAGCATTAACtatttcaaaag ttcttttgtccatctGTTCACTGTTATGTGATCCAAATCCAGATGATCCCCTAGTGCCTGAGATCGCACGTATCTACAAAACAGATAGAGAAAA GTACAACAGAATAGCTCGGGAATGGACTCAGAAGTATGCAATGTGA
- the ube2d2 gene encoding ubiquitin-conjugating enzyme E2 D2 isoform X1 translates to MALKRIHKELNDLARDPPAQCSAGPVGDDMFHWQATIMGPNDSPYQGGVFFLTIHFPTDYPFKPPKVAFTTRIYHPNINSNGSICLDILRSQWSPALTISKVLLSICSLLCDPNPDDPLVPEIARIYKTDREKYNRIAREWTQKYAM, encoded by the exons GAGTTGAATGATTTGGCCCGCGATCCACCAGCACAGTGTTCAGCAGGTCCAGTTGGTGATGACA TGTTCCACTGGCAGGCCACAATAATGGGACCG AATGACAGTCCTTATCAGGGTGGTGTATTTTTCTTGACCATTCACTTCCCCACAGATTACCCCTTTAAACCACCTAAG GTTGCATTTACAACAAGAATTTATCATCCAAATATTAACAGTAATGGCAGCATCTGTCTTGATATTCTACGGTCGCAGTGGTCCCCAGCATTAACtatttcaaaag ttcttttgtccatctGTTCACTGTTATGTGATCCAAATCCAGATGATCCCCTAGTGCCTGAGATCGCACGTATCTACAAAACAGATAGAGAAAA GTACAACAGAATAGCTCGGGAATGGACTCAGAAGTATGCAATGTGA